A window from Mogibacterium neglectum encodes these proteins:
- a CDS encoding IS3 family transposase, whose product MTSVFSAAIQTIIDESVFNNNYGVPRMQMALALRGKKVGMHKLRRIMLKMGLIHERKRKPKGLTKATTEIQEKENLIRQDFSADKPYTKLLTDISQIQCIDGKLYISPSSTALMGRFLSLIMRDNMKKELCIDTLKAARIRYPISRATLHSDRGSQYTSDGFRAILAANNIQQSLSGVNHCYDNARMESLFTTLKKELLYRIPT is encoded by the coding sequence ATGACATCGGTTTTTTCGGCAGCTATACAGACCATCATTGATGAGTCTGTATTCAATAACAACTATGGAGTTCCACGTATGCAGATGGCTCTTGCGCTAAGAGGGAAAAAGGTCGGCATGCACAAGCTCAGACGGATCATGCTCAAAATGGGACTAATCCATGAACGAAAGCGCAAACCTAAGGGTCTGACAAAAGCTACAACCGAGATTCAGGAGAAGGAAAACCTGATCCGGCAGGACTTCTCCGCAGATAAGCCATATACCAAGCTACTTACAGATATATCTCAGATCCAATGCATCGATGGGAAACTGTACATTTCACCATCATCGACTGCTTTAATGGGGAGATTTCTATCGCTCATCATGCGTGATAACATGAAGAAAGAATTATGTATCGATACTCTTAAAGCTGCACGGATTAGATACCCAATCAGTAGGGCGACCCTGCATTCAGACAGAGGCAGCCAATATACAAGCGACGGTTTCAGAGCTATACTGGCAGCAAATAACATACAACAAAGTCTGAGCGGCGTTAATCACTGTTATGACAATGCCAGAATGGAGAGCTTATTCACTACTTTGAAGAAGGAACTCCTGTATCGTATCCCGACATAA
- a CDS encoding IS3 family transposase, translated as MLEAKSWIFKYVFTYYNTDRIYTSNPSGLPPAEYRRMVLDEALAA; from the coding sequence ATGTTAGAAGCAAAGTCATGGATCTTCAAATATGTATTCACCTACTACAATACGGATCGAATATATACGTCTAATCCGAGCGGGCTTCCTCCGGCAGAATATAGAAGGATGGTGCTCGACGAAGCCCTGGCGGCTTAA
- a CDS encoding transposon-encoded TnpW family protein — MDIGKTKYTVNLHFKQGTVETYKDKILNLIKRETEKI; from the coding sequence ATGGATATTGGAAAAACAAAATATACTGTAAACCTACATTTCAAGCAAGGTACAGTGGAAACATACAAGGATAAAATACTAAATTTAATTAAGAGAGAAACAGAGAAGATATAA
- a CDS encoding GTP-binding protein, whose protein sequence is MTKVDIFSGFLGAGKTTLIRKLIEEAYGTDKIVLIENEFGEIGVDKGFLQNTGIEINQMNAGCICCTLVGDFGKALNEVIEKYNPERILIEPSGVGKLSDVIIAVQDLKNDKIELNGFTTVVDATKAEMYMSNFGEFYENQVEHASSIILSHTAGMSQEDIDKCITLLREHNKEASIVTTDWNEIDGSKILEIMEQKKTLSAELDHLREEAYREQAEHEAEHHHDHDHHDDEEHECCGHGHHHDHDHDHHHHDDEEHECCGHGHHHHHHGHGHHADEVFDEMGVETAHRFGRGQLE, encoded by the coding sequence ATGACTAAAGTGGATATTTTCTCAGGATTCCTTGGCGCTGGTAAGACCACGCTGATTAGGAAGCTTATTGAGGAAGCGTATGGCACGGACAAAATAGTTCTCATCGAGAATGAATTTGGAGAGATTGGTGTAGATAAGGGATTCCTGCAGAATACAGGAATTGAGATTAACCAGATGAATGCTGGCTGCATCTGCTGCACTCTCGTAGGAGATTTCGGAAAGGCTCTTAATGAGGTTATCGAGAAGTATAACCCAGAGAGGATTCTCATCGAGCCATCTGGAGTTGGTAAGCTGTCGGATGTAATAATCGCGGTTCAGGATCTGAAGAACGATAAGATTGAGCTAAATGGATTTACGACAGTCGTTGATGCTACTAAAGCTGAGATGTACATGAGTAACTTCGGAGAGTTTTACGAAAACCAGGTGGAGCATGCAAGCTCAATCATTCTAAGCCATACAGCTGGAATGTCTCAGGAGGATATCGATAAGTGCATCACATTACTTCGTGAGCATAACAAGGAAGCGTCCATAGTTACGACGGATTGGAATGAGATTGACGGTTCCAAGATTTTAGAGATTATGGAGCAGAAGAAGACTCTTTCTGCTGAACTTGATCACCTGAGAGAAGAGGCATATAGAGAGCAAGCGGAGCATGAGGCGGAGCACCATCACGACCACGACCACCACGATGACGAAGAGCATGAGTGCTGTGGTCACGGCCACCACCACGACCATGACCACGACCACCATCACCACGATGACGAAGAACATGAGTGCTGCGGTCACGGCCACCATCATCACCATCACGGACACGGCCACCACGCTGACGAAGTATTTGACGAAATGGGCGTGGAGACCGCACATCGCTTCGGCCGCGGCCAGCTCGAGTAA
- a CDS encoding GTP-binding protein — MDPEQCGQVLRAKGFVAGTEGEWYEFDYIPGEPEVRTAEEAETTGVICVIGVGLKKDKIKELFGI, encoded by the coding sequence ATGGATCCCGAGCAGTGCGGACAGGTGCTCAGAGCGAAGGGTTTCGTAGCAGGTACAGAAGGCGAATGGTACGAGTTCGACTACATACCAGGTGAGCCTGAAGTTAGAACTGCTGAAGAGGCAGAGACCACAGGCGTAATCTGCGTAATCGGAGTCGGTCTCAAGAAGGATAAGATTAAGGAGCTGTTCGGAATATGA
- a CDS encoding GTP-binding protein, with protein sequence MREKPVYLFTGFLGSGKSTFIQDTLETPEFGEGASTLLLVCESGEVPYDESKFTDKVYIEKIEKETDLTEAKLNGIASKYVFDRVLVEYNGMWMTQTLFENMPRNWIIAQEMTFFDATMFDLYNKNMRQLCFNKMQNAELVVFNRFQKGADKMPFHKEVRVANRRSQIVYEFGPHDIEVDDIVDELPFDKKASTIEIADDMYADWYRDINENQDEYNNKTLILKGRVVKGGDMKHGEFGLGRHLMTCCVEDMQFAALMGIYDRIDDFKNGAWVQVKAKVRVEYVDAYGEKGPVLYCKSVEACEPCNPEVATF encoded by the coding sequence ATGAGAGAGAAACCAGTCTATCTATTTACAGGATTTCTAGGCTCTGGCAAGTCTACTTTCATCCAGGATACACTCGAAACACCAGAATTCGGAGAGGGTGCAAGCACGCTACTTCTGGTTTGTGAGTCAGGTGAAGTTCCTTATGACGAAAGCAAATTTACTGACAAAGTGTACATCGAGAAAATCGAGAAGGAGACAGATCTCACTGAGGCGAAGCTCAACGGCATCGCATCAAAGTATGTATTTGATAGAGTTCTAGTCGAGTATAATGGCATGTGGATGACGCAGACTCTGTTTGAGAACATGCCTCGTAACTGGATAATCGCGCAGGAGATGACCTTTTTCGATGCGACCATGTTCGATCTGTACAATAAGAATATGAGGCAGCTCTGCTTCAACAAGATGCAGAACGCAGAGCTTGTTGTATTCAATAGATTCCAGAAAGGCGCAGATAAGATGCCGTTTCACAAGGAAGTACGTGTAGCTAACAGGCGCTCGCAGATTGTCTATGAATTCGGCCCACATGACATAGAGGTAGATGACATCGTGGACGAACTACCTTTCGATAAGAAGGCTAGCACAATTGAAATCGCCGACGATATGTACGCTGATTGGTATCGCGATATAAACGAAAATCAGGATGAATACAATAACAAGACATTGATCCTAAAGGGCAGAGTCGTAAAGGGTGGCGATATGAAGCATGGAGAATTCGGGCTCGGTAGGCACCTCATGACATGCTGTGTGGAAGATATGCAGTTTGCAGCTCTGATGGGCATCTATGATAGAATCGACGACTTTAAGAACGGAGCGTGGGTTCAGGTCAAAGCAAAGGTCAGAGTCGAGTATGTCGATGCATACGGAGAGAAGGGGCCGGTTCTTTACTGCAAGTCGGTAGAGGCGTGTGAGCCTTGTAACCCTGAGGTTGCGACATTTTAA
- a CDS encoding response regulator transcription factor, translating to MATILFLEDEDMIREVLSEYMMVAGHEVIPCERGDEAIKIVEEGKEFDLAVLDIRVPGVTGLEVLQIIKNKRSEDTGTIMLTAYDDINTQLEAFNYLADDYITKPASPIILIKRIEAVLRRTGKRADSEMDNGFVVDEDELRAYYNKKNLKLTVSEFVLMKTLRDSTGRVFSRDQLINMIFDEEYVANDRIIDAHIKNLRKKLPHDYIETVIGVGYRWRKEDEIKK from the coding sequence ATGGCAACGATACTTTTCCTAGAAGATGAAGATATGATTCGTGAAGTTCTCTCTGAGTACATGATGGTCGCAGGTCACGAAGTTATTCCGTGTGAACGCGGCGACGAGGCGATAAAGATAGTTGAAGAGGGTAAGGAGTTTGATCTAGCAGTTCTCGATATCAGAGTGCCTGGAGTGACAGGTCTTGAAGTACTTCAAATTATAAAAAATAAGCGTAGCGAAGATACCGGTACGATTATGCTTACGGCTTACGACGATATCAATACACAGCTCGAGGCTTTTAACTACCTCGCAGATGATTACATTACAAAACCAGCTTCTCCAATAATTCTCATCAAGAGAATTGAAGCGGTTCTTAGAAGAACTGGTAAGAGAGCAGATTCAGAGATGGATAATGGATTTGTAGTCGATGAAGATGAACTTCGGGCATACTATAACAAGAAGAATCTCAAACTGACCGTCAGCGAATTTGTGCTCATGAAGACTTTGAGGGACAGTACTGGAAGAGTGTTTAGCAGGGATCAGCTTATCAATATGATATTCGATGAGGAGTACGTGGCAAACGATAGGATAATCGATGCACACATCAAGAATCTTAGAAAGAAGCTACCGCATGACTACATAGAAACAGTCATAGGAGTTGGCTATAGATGGAGAAAAGAAGATGAAATTAAGAAGTAA
- a CDS encoding sensor histidine kinase, translated as MKLRSKTFLYSVIISLIIGIVVFSYMVFLMPSMYMNYKENQNLENANSAMKYFKKHESLKKFKTGDANMLGVIVPGSGYTIKITGSSFNGSIEAVSPTSKDIIEQFRSLDMSTKTSKNEAFKNLKHAIKAFAEENSAEMSSSFKINLKGDSSLSQFKVKNKKFHYYNGGVLICEFSVENRYSGTSYTYFVGIAKHGDDILILSSNTMTPSASEILPVLYGSTPMLILLMIVLAFGVSAIYSRKIVSPIKKLSMDAERRMSSSDVNLEPLEVVGNDEISDLTAALNLLYNKQAYAVQSLEEENKRKEVYMRATSHQLKTPIAASMLLVDGMIGKVGKFGDRDMYLPEVKAQLREMMSIIEETSNLNNATESLEIEKIDILVLCKETLEKNRIGAESKGITLNAPEIEETLYWHSDAMMLKKILENLIANGVDHTSENGSVTVDATESSIIVFSRPGHIDEKVIDDIFEPFVTGAQGDEAGQKKGHGLGLYIAKYFAGKLGLELRGENLQDGVQFVLEKRGRDD; from the coding sequence ATGAAATTAAGAAGTAAGACATTTTTATACAGCGTCATTATCTCGCTGATTATAGGAATCGTGGTCTTTTCTTACATGGTTTTTCTGATGCCTTCCATGTACATGAATTACAAGGAGAATCAGAATCTAGAGAATGCAAATTCAGCAATGAAGTACTTCAAGAAGCATGAATCATTGAAAAAATTTAAGACTGGCGATGCCAACATGCTAGGTGTCATCGTTCCTGGATCAGGTTACACCATTAAGATAACGGGATCCAGCTTCAATGGATCAATTGAAGCGGTTAGTCCCACATCTAAAGATATCATAGAGCAGTTTAGGTCACTCGATATGAGCACTAAAACCAGCAAGAATGAGGCATTTAAGAATCTAAAGCATGCAATTAAGGCATTTGCAGAAGAGAATTCGGCTGAGATGAGTAGCAGTTTTAAGATAAATCTTAAAGGTGATAGCAGTCTATCCCAGTTCAAGGTAAAGAATAAAAAATTCCATTACTATAACGGAGGTGTTCTAATCTGTGAGTTTTCCGTTGAAAATCGTTACTCAGGAACTAGCTACACATACTTTGTCGGAATAGCAAAGCATGGAGATGACATACTTATCTTGAGTAGTAACACGATGACTCCGTCAGCGAGTGAAATCCTGCCAGTTCTATATGGCTCGACTCCGATGCTAATACTGCTGATGATCGTCCTAGCTTTTGGAGTATCTGCGATATATTCGCGTAAGATAGTGTCTCCAATTAAGAAGCTATCTATGGATGCAGAGAGACGCATGAGCTCATCAGATGTAAACCTAGAACCACTTGAAGTTGTAGGCAATGATGAGATATCTGATTTGACTGCTGCGCTCAATCTACTCTATAATAAGCAGGCATATGCAGTTCAAAGTCTCGAAGAAGAGAACAAACGCAAAGAAGTGTATATGCGTGCGACATCGCATCAGCTAAAAACTCCTATAGCGGCATCGATGCTCCTCGTGGACGGAATGATTGGTAAGGTCGGAAAGTTCGGGGATAGAGACATGTATTTACCAGAGGTAAAAGCGCAGCTTCGCGAGATGATGAGCATAATTGAGGAAACATCGAACCTCAACAATGCTACCGAAAGCCTTGAAATTGAGAAAATCGATATCTTGGTCTTGTGCAAGGAAACGCTAGAAAAGAACCGCATCGGGGCTGAATCTAAGGGGATAACTCTTAATGCTCCAGAGATTGAAGAGACATTATATTGGCATAGCGACGCGATGATGCTCAAGAAAATTCTGGAAAATCTAATTGCAAACGGCGTAGACCACACGAGTGAAAACGGAAGTGTTACGGTCGATGCTACGGAATCGAGCATTATAGTCTTCAGTCGTCCAGGTCACATAGATGAGAAAGTAATTGATGACATCTTTGAACCGTTTGTCACTGGGGCTCAAGGAGATGAAGCAGGCCAGAAGAAAGGGCACGGATTAGGGCTCTATATAGCAAAATATTTTGCCGGAAAACTAGGTCTTGAACTGCGTGGTGAGAACCTGCAGGATGGCGTTCAGTTTGTGTTGGAGAAAAGAGGTAGAGATGATTAG
- a CDS encoding ATP-binding cassette domain-containing protein, translated as MIRLDNVKVSFKDKVAVDLGRVIEIADGERVGIIGSNGAGKTTLLKSIIGLVPHKGNITLGAPSNEISVHMQYNSYVDTVAIRNIIEMVMGCKIKDNQKLMEMIKFFEFEGCLDKRWKQLSGGQKQRLTLILVMCKDSKIVMFDEVTSGLDFETRQRLMDKLVTWYEEKHTTLLITSHYYTELDNLATKILYLKDGRAVDYGSKEELFRKYCGNAVVIFENTEKAREISKAHKQIKATEGFIALSCDNSDEEVEIAEKLIRNHINYRRSNNDIEMMTINAER; from the coding sequence ATGATTAGGCTCGACAATGTAAAGGTGAGTTTTAAGGACAAGGTAGCCGTAGATCTCGGACGAGTTATTGAGATTGCGGACGGCGAGAGAGTTGGAATCATAGGCAGTAATGGCGCTGGCAAGACGACGCTCCTCAAGAGCATTATAGGACTAGTTCCTCATAAGGGAAACATAACGCTAGGAGCTCCGTCAAATGAGATTTCAGTTCACATGCAGTACAATTCATATGTAGACACAGTTGCGATTAGGAACATCATCGAGATGGTGATGGGCTGCAAAATTAAGGATAACCAGAAACTCATGGAAATGATTAAGTTTTTTGAATTCGAAGGGTGCCTCGATAAGAGGTGGAAGCAGTTATCTGGGGGACAGAAGCAGAGGCTCACACTCATACTCGTGATGTGTAAGGACAGCAAAATAGTCATGTTCGATGAAGTTACGTCTGGACTAGACTTCGAGACGCGTCAGAGGCTAATGGATAAACTCGTGACTTGGTACGAGGAGAAGCACACGACACTGCTCATAACGTCGCATTACTATACTGAGCTCGATAACCTGGCGACTAAGATACTGTATCTCAAGGACGGTAGAGCTGTGGACTACGGGTCAAAGGAAGAGCTTTTTAGAAAGTACTGCGGAAATGCCGTGGTGATATTTGAGAATACGGAAAAAGCTCGTGAGATATCTAAGGCGCACAAGCAGATAAAGGCTACTGAAGGATTTATTGCACTCTCATGTGACAATTCGGATGAAGAGGTTGAGATTGCTGAAAAGCTCATCAGAAACCACATTAATTACAGGCGAAGCAATAACGATATCGAAATGATGACTATTAATGCGGAGAGATAA
- a CDS encoding ABC transporter permease, with amino-acid sequence MNRYTIKYEFLNTLHNVYAVFFGSIFPVLLLHLIVRGSLGDIPKNMKDEVVTTIFIGMAMLIPLASIFLNHAAVYSNELDKKIPERLMLFGFSEKDILLNKVVANLIILTLCILIYLGGTVPFLKILKPRFAAAVVWILGIYILAILLMALAHGIATLIGKFGPTYGVVMAIYFAMMILSGYMGIRISDLPKPVRWLSDLLPTAQLGNDYIDFWLGRDYNFGPLIQSMIFMSELSVVVVLVAFKVRGRKN; translated from the coding sequence ATGAATAGATATACGATAAAATATGAATTTCTGAATACGCTGCATAATGTCTATGCCGTCTTCTTTGGATCAATTTTTCCAGTGTTGCTACTGCACTTGATCGTCAGGGGATCACTTGGTGATATACCTAAGAATATGAAGGATGAAGTGGTAACCACAATATTTATTGGTATGGCGATGCTTATTCCATTGGCGAGCATATTTCTGAATCACGCGGCAGTATATTCAAACGAGCTCGATAAGAAAATCCCTGAGCGCTTAATGCTATTCGGATTCTCGGAGAAGGATATATTGCTCAACAAAGTGGTAGCGAACTTGATTATATTGACACTATGTATACTAATTTATCTTGGTGGAACTGTCCCTTTTCTAAAAATACTTAAGCCGAGGTTTGCAGCTGCAGTGGTTTGGATTCTGGGAATATATATTCTCGCTATCCTTCTGATGGCACTCGCTCATGGTATTGCGACGCTGATAGGTAAGTTTGGTCCAACGTATGGAGTTGTGATGGCAATCTACTTTGCAATGATGATTTTGAGTGGATACATGGGTATTAGAATTTCAGATCTGCCAAAACCAGTTAGGTGGTTATCTGACTTGCTTCCAACTGCACAGCTTGGTAACGATTATATAGATTTCTGGCTAGGTAGGGATTATAATTTCGGACCGCTGATTCAGTCTATGATCTTCATGTCTGAGCTTAGTGTGGTGGTTGTGTTAGTGGCATTTAAGGTGAGAGGGAGAAAGAATTAG
- a CDS encoding GntR family transcriptional regulator encodes MEWKFVDGIPIYSQIVDELTVRIARHDYLPGGKLPSVRDIAAEACVNPNTVQRALAELERNGLVRTERTNGRFVTEDERTLKEIYKRLSSTYIDELVEKLRNIGMSDREILEAVTSCVGKEK; translated from the coding sequence ATGGAATGGAAATTTGTCGACGGTATCCCGATATACTCGCAGATTGTAGATGAACTCACCGTGCGGATTGCTAGACACGACTATTTGCCAGGTGGAAAGCTTCCATCTGTAAGAGATATTGCTGCAGAGGCATGTGTTAATCCTAATACAGTCCAAAGGGCGCTCGCAGAGCTAGAGCGAAATGGATTAGTGCGCACAGAGAGAACTAACGGAAGATTTGTGACGGAGGATGAGAGAACTTTGAAAGAGATTTATAAGCGTTTATCGAGCACTTATATAGACGAGCTCGTCGAAAAGCTGCGTAATATTGGAATGAGTGACAGAGAGATTCTAGAGGCGGTTACGAGCTGCGTGGGGAAGGAGAAATAA
- a CDS encoding ABC transporter ATP-binding protein, which translates to MNIIEIKDLSKAYGSKLALSGVNLDIDKGQIVGLMGPNGSGKTTLIKIIMGLLRPDAGEILIDGDKPSEKTKAKVSYLPDKMTYPTYMTAGRLVRLYQDFFADFDKLKALSMLNDLGIEKDLKLKAMSKGTKEKVQLILTMARNAEVYLLDEPIAGVDPATRDYILRTIITNYNPEAVVIISTHLIADVESVLNDVIFIKDGEIVVHETAESLREKKGQSIDKLFREVFKC; encoded by the coding sequence ATGAACATAATAGAGATAAAAGATCTGAGCAAAGCATACGGCTCAAAGCTAGCGCTATCAGGTGTTAATTTAGATATAGACAAGGGACAAATCGTCGGACTCATGGGACCAAATGGTTCTGGCAAGACGACACTAATTAAGATAATCATGGGGCTACTTAGACCTGATGCAGGTGAGATCCTGATAGATGGAGATAAACCTAGTGAAAAGACTAAGGCGAAGGTCTCTTACCTACCTGACAAGATGACATATCCTACATATATGACAGCAGGCAGACTAGTGCGTCTATATCAGGACTTCTTCGCTGACTTCGATAAACTCAAAGCACTATCCATGCTGAATGATCTAGGGATCGAGAAAGATCTTAAGCTAAAAGCGATGTCCAAGGGCACTAAGGAGAAGGTACAGCTGATACTCACAATGGCGCGAAATGCCGAGGTGTATCTACTCGATGAACCTATTGCGGGCGTTGATCCAGCGACTAGAGACTATATCCTTAGAACGATTATAACCAACTACAATCCTGAGGCTGTAGTGATTATTTCCACTCACCTAATCGCTGATGTCGAATCGGTGCTTAATGATGTAATCTTCATCAAGGACGGTGAAATCGTGGTTCACGAGACCGCCGAAAGCTTGCGCGAGAAGAAGGGACAGAGCATAGATAAACTGTTCAGGGAGGTATTCAAATGCTAG
- a CDS encoding MATE family efflux transporter, producing the protein MNKDDSLIKKYLRYIIPAMAGQLIFTLYTVVDGIFVARGVSETALAAVSIATPFVTLLFAISITFAVGTSTIVARLLGENRTMEARRVFTESLVSLVLLSIAISALVFIFLNPLCRMLGATESTLSYVRNYLFTIAPFIFSFVISYNLELLLATDGFPGLATIYVLLGVILNVFLDWYTIFKLDWGIVGAGLATSFSQTVVIIIYLIHFAGRKATLRFTRFKFKRGLMLRQFMSGIPSGITEMSPGIVTFIYNRFIVAFMHDRELIIYSILSYVILLATVLANGIAQGAQPLVSYYHGRHERDTFHTIFGYEIRSGLILAITEIAVVLAFGKYIAMLFVDDGDALIAGVSHALKLVAFAFPMLSMNIIIAGYLTALERSRVAVVISLMRCTLTLALSLALIVTMLGTSNVWLSLAVSEMLCMVAAVLLYRKTRRVAIAETFNDM; encoded by the coding sequence TTGAATAAGGATGATTCGCTGATAAAAAAATATTTGCGATACATTATTCCTGCTATGGCTGGGCAGCTGATTTTCACGCTGTACACAGTAGTTGATGGGATATTTGTAGCTCGAGGTGTATCCGAGACGGCTCTAGCTGCCGTCTCAATTGCTACGCCATTCGTTACCTTACTGTTTGCAATTTCAATAACTTTCGCGGTGGGCACATCAACAATAGTTGCCCGTCTTCTCGGTGAAAACCGTACTATGGAGGCAAGACGTGTATTCACGGAGAGCTTAGTTTCACTTGTTTTGCTTTCGATAGCAATCAGTGCGCTAGTTTTTATTTTCCTAAATCCGCTATGCAGGATGCTTGGAGCCACGGAGTCGACACTTTCGTATGTAAGAAATTATCTTTTTACGATAGCACCGTTCATATTTTCATTCGTGATTTCCTACAATCTCGAGCTACTCCTTGCAACTGATGGATTCCCGGGACTTGCCACTATCTATGTGCTGCTCGGAGTGATTCTCAACGTCTTCCTCGACTGGTACACGATATTTAAGCTGGACTGGGGTATAGTTGGAGCTGGATTAGCAACATCTTTCTCTCAGACAGTCGTAATTATCATCTACCTGATTCACTTTGCAGGTAGGAAAGCGACTCTGCGTTTTACGCGCTTCAAGTTTAAGCGTGGGCTTATGCTCCGTCAATTTATGAGCGGTATACCTTCGGGTATCACGGAGATGTCGCCGGGAATAGTGACATTTATCTATAACAGATTTATAGTTGCTTTTATGCACGATAGGGAGCTGATTATCTACTCGATACTATCATATGTAATCCTGCTGGCGACGGTTCTTGCAAATGGGATCGCACAAGGCGCTCAGCCTCTCGTTAGCTACTATCACGGTAGACACGAGAGAGATACATTCCACACCATCTTTGGTTATGAGATTAGATCGGGGCTCATTCTGGCTATAACAGAAATAGCTGTAGTATTGGCATTTGGAAAGTATATAGCGATGCTATTTGTTGATGATGGAGATGCGCTTATTGCGGGGGTATCTCATGCGCTTAAGCTGGTAGCTTTTGCATTTCCGATGCTCAGTATGAATATTATCATTGCTGGATATCTGACCGCCCTTGAGAGGTCAAGAGTTGCCGTTGTGATATCTCTGATGAGATGTACGCTGACGCTCGCTCTATCGCTGGCTTTAATCGTCACTATGCTTGGTACATCGAATGTATGGCTCTCACTTGCCGTATCTGAGATGCTATGTATGGTAGCAGCAGTACTGTTGTACAGGAAGACTCGCAGAGTTGCTATAGCTGAAACTTTTAACGATATGTAG
- a CDS encoding RrF2 family transcriptional regulator → MLFNRETDYAVRVLKNLSIERPTSISSFVTDEFISEAIAYKVSRKLDKAGIIYGVRGSSGGYVLSRPLTEITLYDVHQAIEPHSLVCECLKQDVKCLLNTDRDTCALRKELLRIQENINTDLKKHSLGELFERK, encoded by the coding sequence ATGCTTTTTAATCGAGAGACAGACTATGCAGTAAGGGTTCTCAAGAATCTGTCGATAGAAAGGCCCACGAGTATAAGCTCATTCGTGACAGATGAATTCATATCAGAGGCAATCGCATATAAAGTGTCAAGGAAGCTTGATAAGGCTGGTATTATATACGGAGTAAGGGGGAGCAGCGGTGGATATGTGCTGAGCAGACCACTGACTGAGATCACTCTATATGATGTACACCAGGCCATAGAGCCACATTCACTTGTATGTGAGTGCTTGAAGCAAGATGTTAAGTGTCTTTTAAATACAGATCGGGATACATGCGCGCTTCGTAAGGAATTATTACGCATTCAAGAGAATATCAACACTGATCTGAAGAAACACTCACTAGGTGAGCTTTTTGAGAGAAAATAA
- a CDS encoding trimeric intracellular cation channel family protein, whose amino-acid sequence MSSLYSLENIVFALEIIGTIAFAISGATLCLEKGMDLMGITILGLTTGVGGGIIRDLIIGQTPPLTFRDPTYLVISVVVSVIVFTPPVREWIFSDSMLYEWLMLIMDSVGLGVFTVLGIKSAYTASAIHGVILFTFVGMLTGVGGGVLRDMMAGNRPYIFVKHFYASASLIGALTCIVLWDKVGTVLSMGTGAGLIVLLRLLAAHYHWSLPKANMPRDKK is encoded by the coding sequence TTGTCATCACTATACAGTCTTGAAAATATAGTTTTCGCGCTTGAAATAATCGGCACCATCGCCTTTGCCATCTCGGGAGCCACTCTTTGCCTAGAAAAAGGCATGGATCTCATGGGAATCACTATACTCGGCCTTACGACTGGTGTAGGTGGTGGGATTATCAGGGATTTAATAATAGGACAAACTCCTCCTCTCACTTTTAGGGACCCGACTTATCTCGTCATATCAGTGGTGGTTTCAGTAATCGTATTCACGCCACCGGTTAGAGAGTGGATATTTTCGGACTCAATGCTATATGAATGGCTGATGCTCATCATGGATTCGGTTGGACTTGGAGTATTTACAGTACTTGGTATTAAATCAGCTTATACTGCGTCTGCGATTCACGGAGTTATATTGTTCACCTTCGTTGGAATGCTCACAGGAGTTGGCGGTGGAGTTTTGAGAGATATGATGGCAGGTAATAGACCGTACATATTCGTAAAGCATTTCTATGCGAGCGCATCGCTTATCGGTGCACTGACGTGCATAGTACTCTGGGACAAGGTTGGCACGGTGCTTTCCATGGGAACCGGAGCGGGACTCATAGTATTGCTCAGACTGCTAGCAGCTCATTATCACTGGAGTTTGCCCAAAGCTAATATGCCTCGAGACAAAAAGTAA